Below is a genomic region from Hyalangium minutum.
GGGCGATCAGCGACAGGTCCTGCCGGGCTGAGTAGTAGCCAGCCTCGATGTCGGCGGAGTCCAGCCGCACGGTGCTGCCGCGCGTCTCCACGAGTTGCACGCGCAGGCGCATGAAGGGCTCGAGCGCTCCGGCGAAGCGCCGCTTGCTCTTGCGCGCCCCTGCGGCGAAGGCGGTGAGCTTTCCATGCTCGCGGGTGAGGAGCGTCACGAGACGGTCAGCCTCACCGTAGTCCAGGGTGGACAGCACGAGCGCTTCGTCGACGAACCGCTCCATGGCCTGACTCAACCCCCGAAGGGGCGAGGAAGCTTCCCGGTCGCCACCAGGAATCCATACACGCCGAGCGCCAGGACGAGCAGCATCACCGTCAGGCCCACATAGGCGCGCCGCCGCCGCTCCTTCTCGAGCGCCGCAGGAGTGGGCGCCGGGGTGGCCTTGTCCACCTCCTCGTAACGAAGGACGGCATCCTCGGGGGCCATGCCAATCACGTGGGCATAGGCCCGGATGTAGTTGAGCACGAAGATCCGGGCCGGCAGGCGCTCCACCTGCCCCTCCTCGAGGGCGGCCACCAGGCTCGGAGGAATCTTCGTCGCCCGGGAGATGTCCTCGCGCGACATCCCTCGCAGCTCGCGCTGCTGGGAGAGGTATTTGCCGAAGTCGACGTGGTCCACGGGCGTCCCTGGCGGCCTACAGGTTCTCCCGCAGGCGCTGGCACTCGTCCTTGAGCTGCTTCTGCGACGGTTGGTCGGCCTTGGCCTCGCAGGTCTGCAGGCGCTCACGAGCGGCATCCCCCTGGCCCAGCTTCGCCAGACACACGCCCTCGCGCATGTGGGCATCCGCCACGTCCGGGCACTGCTCGCGGTAGTGGGCGAACTGCTTGCACGCCTCCTCGGTGCTTCCCGTCTGCTCGTAGATGAGGCCCAGGTTCTTGAAGCCCAGGCAGAAGTTCGGGTTGAGCGTCACGGCGGCCTTGATGTTCTCCAGCCCCTTCTCGGTGTCGCCCTTCTTGTAATAGGCCCACCCCATGTTGCCCTGCGCGATGAAGGGCGTGGGATAGAGCATGTCGTTGAGCACCTGCTCGTAGAGCTTGATGGCCTGATCGTACTGGCCCTGGTCCAGGTACACGTTGGCCAGGTTGGAGCGGGCCTCGGAGAACGTCGGCCGGATCTCCAGCGCCTTCTGGTAGTGCTCGATGGCCTCCGCGTGCCGCCGGAACGACAGGTGCAGCAGGATGCCCAGGGCGTTCTGGGCCTCGGCGTTGTCCGGATCAATCTCCACCGCGCGCTGGAACTCGCTCAGCGCCTCCTGGATGTTGCCGGCCTGCTGCGCCTGCACGCCCAGGTTGTAGCGGATTTCGGCGGTCTGCCGCTCCTTCTCGGTGGGGATATGCCTGCAACCGGAGAGCAGAAGCGCGAGCGCCAGGGACGAGACGAGGGAGACACGAACCATGGAGAGAACTCGGGGCGAAGGAATCAGAACGCGGCGAGGAACCGGCCCAGCGTAGCAGCGGCGTTTTTCTTCTCCTCGACCTTCTTCGCGACAGCCGGCACCTGCTTCGGGTCCCGGAAGAACACGGGCAGCGTCTTCAGCAGCTCCTCCTGCGTCGCCTGCGCCATGGAGCGCCAGTTCGAGTTGTCCATCATGAAGCCCATGGACTCCACGAAGGCCAGCGCCTCGGCCTCCTCGCCCAGGTACTCCTCGAAGCTGGTGTTGCGCTTGCCGGAGACGTACACCGCGCACTCGGCGGCCTCGGACAGATACAGGTAGATGAAGGTCGCGAAGCCCGTAGAGCCACGCAGCCCCAGGATGAACGCCTGCGCCGGACCCGCCGGCTTGCCTGGGATGAACAGGTGCGGCGAGTTCAGCGACGTATGGAGCGCGATCACCTGCTCGCGGCTCGCGGGAAGCCCGCGATATCTCTCGTCGATATTGAACAAGGAACCAGCCGCCTCCTCGGGCGCTATCGGGTGGTGAGGGTGAACTCCTCGGAATCGTCCTTCGTATCCGCGGCGGTGCGCTGGAACTTGATGATCGGGTTGTCAATCATCACGTTGTCCCCGCCCACGTTGCCCTCTCCAATGATGACCTTGAAGTAGTGCCGAGGCGAATAACTCTTCCGCTCTCCGGACACCACTTTGTGGGGACTGAGCAGAACGATGTTCTTCCCCGGCTGAAGATGGCGGGTGACCTCCGTGATGATCTGCTCCTCGTTATTCCGGAGTTTCCGGACCCACTTCGAGTTGATGTAGAGGTCGATATCGTACTCCGACATACCCGGGACCGCCTGTTCGGTGACGAGCCAGTAGCGCCGGGTGAGCCTCGGAGGGCCCTCGGAGGCCTCAGCGGGAGGCGGAGTTGCTGGGGCCGCCGGAGCGGTGGAAGGTGTGGGAGCCGGAGCGGTGGAAGGTGTGGGAGCCGGAGCCGCCGGAGGCTGGCCTGCGGGAGCCGGGGGCGGTGTCACAGCCGCGGGGGCAGGAGGCGGAGCCGCGGGAGCAGGAACTGTCTCCATACGGACCGCGTAGCCGACGGCGGTGATGTGGATATCGCCCTTCTCGTCGATGCGGACGGTGGCCTTCTCGAACTTCTGGTTGGTGACCCCATCGATACGGACGCCGTTGAGATACACGGAGGCAGCCAGCGCCGAGGCGGGCGCCATCACGACCGCGAACGTGAGGACAGCGGCGGACAAAATCGAGCGGTACATGCGCTTTTCTCCTGGAAATCCTCAAAGGTCCCAGGAACTTGCAAGCCCATACCGCACCCTGCGGGACCGGACAAGGAGCGCGTACACGTAATGTGAACGCTCCTGACGGTCCGACATTCACCACGAGGGCTCAGGGGGTGGGAGTTTCCTTGCCATCTTCCCTTTGCGCCAGGGCCCAGTCCCCGCCAAGCCCCTGCCCTTCGCGGAAGCGGCGGAAGTCACGCCTCACCAAGCGGGGGTAGCGGCGGAAAGCCTCCAGCTCCCCTTCTTTCAAGGCCTTGCGGATGCGAGTAGGGCCCGCGTTGTAGGCCATGAGCGCCAGATCCAAGTCTC
It encodes:
- a CDS encoding helix-turn-helix domain-containing protein → MDHVDFGKYLSQQRELRGMSREDISRATKIPPSLVAALEEGQVERLPARIFVLNYIRAYAHVIGMAPEDAVLRYEEVDKATPAPTPAALEKERRRRAYVGLTVMLLVLALGVYGFLVATGKLPRPFGG
- the tgl gene encoding social motility TPR repeat lipoprotein Tgl, yielding MVRVSLVSSLALALLLSGCRHIPTEKERQTAEIRYNLGVQAQQAGNIQEALSEFQRAVEIDPDNAEAQNALGILLHLSFRRHAEAIEHYQKALEIRPTFSEARSNLANVYLDQGQYDQAIKLYEQVLNDMLYPTPFIAQGNMGWAYYKKGDTEKGLENIKAAVTLNPNFCLGFKNLGLIYEQTGSTEEACKQFAHYREQCPDVADAHMREGVCLAKLGQGDAARERLQTCEAKADQPSQKQLKDECQRLRENL